In Stieleria varia, one genomic interval encodes:
- a CDS encoding type III polyketide synthase, protein MQCSIVGLGTALPAGAVAQEDALAMSSEVICDSPKQERLLRTLFRKSGVKTRRTAIPWQTGYEWAKGAHVESDGGSVATAFEVCNGPPTGHRMDLYAKFAPPLAERASRAALDISPVSPQDITHLVTVSCTGFSAPGVDIHLLQSLGLPGSTQRVHVGFMGCHGAINGLRAARGLAAADPDANILMCCVELCSLHYRMTWDAEAMAGNALFADGAAAVVINNQSNNEMHPLTLADTQSCLLPDTTDKMSWMVGDHGFEMRLSGAVPDSIHENLRPWLQAWLAKHDLTLDDVQDWIVHPGGPRILDAVVDSLDLPTDSVTVSREVLSELGNMSSPTVLFVLQRCLAQQAAAGEKRNGPRVLLGFGPGLVAEAALLK, encoded by the coding sequence ATGCAGTGCTCCATTGTCGGTCTGGGCACAGCATTGCCAGCGGGCGCGGTTGCGCAAGAAGACGCGTTGGCGATGTCCAGTGAAGTGATCTGTGATAGCCCTAAGCAAGAACGCTTGCTCAGGACTCTCTTTCGCAAGTCCGGTGTGAAAACGCGACGCACCGCGATTCCGTGGCAAACCGGTTACGAGTGGGCCAAGGGGGCTCATGTCGAATCCGACGGCGGTTCGGTGGCAACGGCCTTTGAAGTGTGCAATGGTCCGCCGACCGGACATCGCATGGACCTCTATGCCAAGTTTGCTCCGCCGCTGGCCGAACGTGCCAGTCGCGCCGCGCTGGACATTAGCCCCGTCTCCCCGCAAGACATCACGCACTTGGTCACTGTTTCTTGCACAGGGTTTTCTGCTCCCGGTGTCGACATCCACTTGTTGCAATCTCTCGGATTGCCCGGGTCGACGCAGCGTGTGCATGTCGGATTCATGGGATGTCATGGTGCGATCAACGGACTACGCGCCGCGCGTGGACTCGCCGCCGCTGACCCCGATGCCAACATCCTGATGTGTTGCGTCGAACTATGCAGCCTGCACTATCGAATGACTTGGGACGCCGAAGCCATGGCGGGCAATGCTTTGTTCGCCGATGGAGCCGCGGCCGTTGTGATCAACAACCAGTCCAACAACGAAATGCATCCGCTGACGTTGGCCGATACCCAGTCGTGCCTACTGCCCGACACGACAGACAAGATGTCGTGGATGGTCGGCGACCACGGTTTCGAGATGCGACTCAGTGGTGCCGTGCCCGATTCGATTCATGAAAACCTGCGTCCTTGGTTGCAGGCTTGGTTGGCAAAACACGATCTGACTCTCGATGACGTCCAAGATTGGATCGTGCACCCCGGCGGCCCTCGCATCTTGGATGCTGTGGTCGACTCGCTGGATTTGCCGACCGACTCGGTGACCGTGTCTCGCGAAGTGCTCAGCGAACTGGGAAACATGTCTTCACCGACGGTGCTGTTCGTCTTGCAACGATGTCTTGCTCAGCAAGCCGCAGCCGGTGAAAAACGCAACGGACCTCGCGTGCTGCTGGGATTCGGACCTGGTTTGGTTGCCGAAGCCGCCTTGCTGAAGTAG
- a CDS encoding glycosyltransferase family 2 protein, which translates to MTDDQTNDRKPRRISVVLSTYNAPAWLEKSLWGYAMQTYHDFELIIADDGSRSETRDMIERIREQTQMLIRHVWHLDDGFRKCTILNEAIRAAKGDYLVFSDGDCIPRPDFLAQHHAAACPGRFLSGGYYKLPMSVSEAISVDDIRSGRAFSVSFLRSSGLPFSPRWLRLNARGIWADFLNRVTTTKPTWNGNNASGWTTDIVAAGGFDERMRYGGEDRELGERLENAGIRGKHVRYQTVCLHLDHARGYVNDADLRRNREIRDETQRTGRTRTEHGLQVSAERSQKVA; encoded by the coding sequence GTGACTGACGATCAAACCAACGACAGAAAACCTCGTCGGATCAGCGTGGTGCTCAGCACGTACAACGCGCCTGCATGGTTAGAAAAATCCCTGTGGGGATACGCGATGCAGACGTATCATGATTTTGAATTGATCATAGCCGACGACGGATCGCGATCCGAAACCCGCGACATGATCGAGCGAATCCGCGAGCAGACGCAGATGCTGATCCGGCACGTTTGGCATCTCGACGATGGGTTTCGCAAATGCACGATCCTCAATGAGGCGATACGGGCGGCCAAGGGCGACTACTTGGTGTTCTCCGACGGGGATTGCATCCCGCGTCCCGATTTTCTCGCCCAACATCACGCCGCAGCTTGTCCCGGACGCTTTCTCTCAGGCGGATACTACAAGCTGCCGATGTCGGTCAGTGAAGCGATTTCCGTGGACGACATTCGTAGCGGTCGAGCGTTCTCGGTGTCTTTCTTGCGTTCCAGCGGGTTGCCGTTCTCACCTCGTTGGTTGAGGTTGAACGCGAGAGGAATCTGGGCTGACTTTCTGAACCGGGTCACGACGACCAAGCCGACTTGGAATGGAAACAACGCGTCGGGCTGGACGACGGACATCGTTGCCGCCGGCGGTTTTGATGAACGCATGCGTTACGGCGGCGAAGACCGCGAGTTGGGCGAGCGATTGGAGAACGCGGGCATTCGCGGCAAACACGTGCGATACCAGACCGTTTGCCTGCACCTGGATCACGCACGAGGATACGTCAACGATGCGGATCTGAGGCGAAACCGTGAAATCCGCGACGAGACGCAGCGAACAGGCAGAACACGAACCGAGCACGGTCTGCAGGTGTCTGCAGAGCGTTCTCAAAAAGTTGCCTGA
- a CDS encoding tetratricopeptide repeat protein: MSLLHQRSSVARKQTTQRKTLALRKALAASILGASLVSMTGCSMSRPSLASLNPFSRKDTASQPLGSETKSAPVAFASTVVNGTKSAATKSRDTVVGWFKSDDELAGKTTQVESQPDPLRLDNKVEVSPEVFIANGRLWESTGNLEKAMTSYAQALEKDPDNADALSMVGRLHFRQGNHEQAVDFFSRAVKRKPDEAALQHDLGVAMSRMGNMDGASSHLTRALELEPGTSRYANSLASVRFDAGDAAGALDVLSKNNKPAVAHYNMAFLHYRKGQTVQASEQLNLAMKYEPQAAGDLSTRRAVDRSKQLLAQLQSPAGPAVGGPGTAIVQSVNGTPGVAPVGTAPSGAATTQMAANGQATTTPSTGVPATGVPGNATTPVYQMASTKMQPGYATLPTGTAPQVTGASSTPGTQPTYQSATYRMPSSTPPVGATTNTPSATLPAGTATPPATQTQQPTPTQTAPTQAAPTTSGPMTLPPGFNFPFPEEN, translated from the coding sequence ATGTCTTTGCTCCACCAACGATCGTCGGTCGCCCGCAAACAGACCACGCAACGAAAGACCTTGGCGCTTCGGAAAGCACTCGCCGCATCGATCCTCGGTGCGTCGCTGGTTTCGATGACCGGTTGCTCGATGAGTCGGCCATCGTTGGCATCCCTGAATCCTTTTTCGAGAAAGGACACGGCGTCGCAACCACTGGGTAGTGAAACCAAGTCGGCCCCCGTGGCCTTTGCCAGCACGGTGGTCAACGGTACCAAGTCGGCCGCGACGAAATCACGCGACACTGTGGTGGGTTGGTTCAAGTCGGATGATGAGTTGGCGGGCAAGACCACTCAAGTCGAATCACAGCCCGATCCATTGCGATTGGACAACAAAGTCGAAGTCAGTCCGGAGGTGTTCATCGCCAACGGCCGACTTTGGGAATCAACAGGTAACCTTGAGAAAGCGATGACGAGCTACGCTCAAGCCCTGGAGAAGGATCCCGACAACGCCGACGCGCTGTCGATGGTGGGACGTTTGCACTTCCGTCAAGGAAACCACGAGCAAGCCGTCGATTTCTTCAGCCGCGCGGTCAAGCGAAAACCGGATGAAGCCGCTTTGCAGCACGACCTGGGTGTCGCGATGAGCCGGATGGGTAATATGGATGGTGCCTCCTCGCACCTGACTCGCGCCCTGGAGCTGGAACCAGGCACGTCGCGTTATGCGAATAGCTTGGCCAGCGTTCGATTCGATGCCGGCGACGCCGCAGGTGCACTGGATGTGCTGTCCAAGAACAACAAACCTGCCGTTGCCCACTACAACATGGCATTCTTGCACTATCGCAAAGGGCAAACCGTGCAAGCCAGTGAGCAACTCAACTTGGCCATGAAGTACGAGCCGCAAGCCGCAGGTGACTTGTCGACGCGTCGTGCGGTCGATCGATCAAAACAGTTGCTCGCACAATTGCAGTCGCCCGCCGGTCCAGCCGTCGGCGGCCCCGGAACCGCGATCGTTCAATCGGTCAACGGGACTCCTGGAGTAGCACCCGTTGGTACAGCACCATCTGGCGCGGCGACCACTCAAATGGCTGCCAATGGCCAAGCGACAACAACACCGTCTACCGGGGTACCCGCAACGGGAGTTCCTGGAAACGCGACCACTCCCGTGTACCAAATGGCCAGCACGAAGATGCAACCCGGCTACGCGACTTTGCCGACCGGCACAGCACCGCAAGTGACTGGCGCAAGCTCGACGCCCGGCACTCAGCCGACTTACCAAAGCGCAACGTATCGTATGCCGTCATCGACGCCGCCGGTCGGTGCAACGACGAACACCCCGAGTGCAACACTGCCTGCGGGCACGGCAACTCCGCCGGCAACGCAGACTCAGCAGCCGACTCCAACTCAAACGGCACCCACTCAAGCCGCGCCGACCACAAGTGGTCCGATGACGTTGCCGCCGGGATTCAACTTTCCGTTTCCGGAAGAAAACTGA
- a CDS encoding DUF1559 domain-containing protein, translating into MMTSQSMTCHSKSLTDTRRSAQRSLRLAFTLVELLVVIAIIGILVGMLLPAVQNMRELARRNQCQQNLAGLALALSAYSMETGHYPAGSINPTGPIQSVPQGYHHNWIAALLPQLDAKVVANQIDTDVSVYHENNAPVRALTLPMVRCPSAAEVRDYTSAYAGIISSIETPIDEGTNGMFRLNQPVTQRDVTDGLAYTLIVGEHLVDFDDDLGWMSGTRSTLRTAGHPINAERQAIRAPGAKPQGPLYVGGLASDHPSGAHTLTCAGEVRFFSSSTDQRILAQMADRRDGKLPIGWNDGGPVVTSEPETAGEAATGDQATESDQDTPDQDTPEQEKPAVEDADEPK; encoded by the coding sequence ATGATGACTTCTCAATCGATGACTTGCCATTCCAAGAGTCTCACTGACACGCGACGAAGTGCACAGCGAAGTCTTCGTCTCGCGTTCACGTTGGTCGAGTTGTTGGTGGTGATCGCGATCATCGGCATCCTGGTCGGCATGCTGTTGCCCGCTGTACAAAACATGCGGGAACTGGCAAGACGAAATCAGTGCCAACAGAATTTGGCAGGGTTGGCGCTCGCCTTGTCGGCTTATTCGATGGAGACCGGGCACTATCCCGCTGGCAGCATCAATCCCACCGGACCGATTCAGTCCGTGCCTCAAGGATATCACCACAATTGGATCGCCGCCTTGTTGCCTCAACTGGATGCCAAAGTGGTGGCCAACCAGATCGATACCGATGTCAGTGTGTATCACGAGAATAACGCGCCGGTCCGCGCGCTAACCCTGCCCATGGTTCGGTGCCCGTCGGCTGCAGAAGTCCGCGACTACACGAGCGCGTACGCTGGAATCATTTCGTCGATCGAGACGCCGATTGACGAAGGAACCAATGGGATGTTTCGGTTGAATCAGCCGGTCACACAACGCGATGTGACCGACGGTTTGGCCTACACGCTGATCGTGGGCGAGCATCTGGTGGATTTCGACGACGACTTGGGATGGATGTCGGGAACCCGATCGACACTGCGAACGGCGGGTCATCCGATCAATGCCGAACGACAGGCGATACGTGCGCCCGGTGCAAAACCGCAGGGACCGCTGTACGTCGGCGGCTTGGCAAGCGACCATCCTTCGGGTGCGCATACGCTGACCTGTGCAGGCGAAGTCCGTTTTTTCAGCTCATCGACAGATCAGAGAATCTTGGCGCAGATGGCCGATCGTCGCGATGGAAAGCTGCCGATCGGTTGGAATGATGGCGGACCCGTGGTGACGTCGGAACCAGAGACGGCAGGCGAAGCAGCGACGGGCGACCAGGCAACAGAATCTGACCAAGACACGCCAGACCAAGACACACCAGAACAAGAGAAGCCTGCCGTCGAAGACGCAGATGAGCCAAAATGA
- a CDS encoding type IV pilus modification PilV family protein: protein MNDPARRNGLTLVEVVAVLGCLLFIGVTATTLLQRVALVGKEVAQNELAVNQIQRLADDLRSDVQAAETIESTAPGQLKIQVGGKIIEYFVRQRPKRIERLIRNEPEGQLETYCLTETCEPGFAVGNEAVKLKLSGDSAAENEWLAVWIIQARRTP, encoded by the coding sequence ATGAATGATCCTGCTCGTCGAAATGGACTCACGCTGGTGGAGGTGGTTGCTGTCTTGGGCTGTCTGCTGTTCATCGGTGTGACCGCCACGACATTGCTGCAACGAGTCGCACTGGTCGGCAAGGAAGTCGCCCAGAACGAATTGGCGGTCAACCAAATTCAGCGGCTGGCCGATGACTTGCGCTCCGATGTTCAGGCGGCGGAGACGATTGAGTCCACCGCACCCGGTCAGCTCAAAATCCAGGTAGGCGGAAAAATCATCGAGTATTTTGTGCGTCAACGACCCAAACGAATCGAGCGTTTGATTCGAAATGAACCCGAGGGGCAGTTGGAGACGTATTGTTTGACGGAGACTTGTGAACCAGGATTCGCCGTCGGGAACGAGGCAGTGAAGCTGAAACTGTCGGGCGATTCGGCGGCGGAGAATGAGTGGTTGGCCGTTTGGATCATTCAGGCGAGGCGTACCCCATGA
- a CDS encoding type II secretion system F family protein produces the protein MSRVTETRLADFLDEIAAAVRSDTPLSDCMKRLQRTQVGWIAKTADRFADALSEGRTAASVLESMDDVFGKQCAAAMNVCQTTGDPALLNRVAQQLRRRHSLNRDSRIAWVYPILLLWVGYAVLVLPMSKTLASAMGISLANISTLPSGAQQVAEWIRQNVVFIGMGLALFTIVGIVWMVWRRQRLPFHARRQLFCSALADQVQCGVADQPAIQAAAAIAGETHLAAHPPETLADSPIGDWLRKFGVRGRQEENQQGIIAAFRSMASRHEFVGRRHHYIWTRMIPGVASLLIGGSLILGYLYFVIGPVYLSIATTTFDGGAVSP, from the coding sequence GTGAGCCGAGTAACGGAAACACGACTGGCGGACTTCCTCGACGAGATCGCCGCTGCTGTTCGTTCGGACACACCGTTGTCCGATTGCATGAAACGCTTGCAGCGGACACAGGTCGGCTGGATCGCCAAGACCGCGGATCGTTTTGCCGATGCCTTGTCCGAAGGTCGCACGGCCGCTTCGGTCCTGGAGTCAATGGATGACGTGTTCGGCAAGCAATGTGCCGCGGCGATGAATGTTTGTCAGACCACGGGCGATCCTGCCTTGCTGAATCGTGTTGCCCAGCAATTGAGACGTCGACACTCGCTCAATCGCGATTCACGGATCGCTTGGGTGTACCCGATTCTGTTGCTGTGGGTCGGGTATGCCGTGCTGGTATTGCCCATGAGCAAGACTTTGGCGTCCGCCATGGGAATCTCGCTGGCCAACATTTCGACGCTGCCATCGGGTGCACAGCAGGTCGCAGAATGGATCCGTCAAAACGTTGTGTTCATCGGCATGGGGCTGGCTCTGTTCACCATCGTTGGGATCGTGTGGATGGTGTGGCGACGCCAGCGATTGCCTTTTCATGCCCGTCGACAATTGTTCTGCAGCGCGCTGGCGGATCAAGTTCAGTGCGGCGTCGCAGACCAGCCGGCGATCCAAGCCGCTGCGGCAATTGCCGGTGAAACTCATCTAGCCGCTCATCCGCCGGAAACGTTGGCGGACTCTCCGATAGGTGACTGGTTGAGAAAGTTCGGTGTCCGGGGGCGACAAGAGGAGAATCAACAGGGGATCATTGCGGCGTTTCGGTCGATGGCATCTCGTCATGAGTTTGTTGGGCGGCGTCACCATTACATCTGGACCCGAATGATTCCCGGCGTGGCGAGTCTGCTGATTGGCGGCTCGCTGATTCTGGGCTATTTGTATTTTGTGATCGGTCCGGTTTACCTGTCGATCGCGACGACCACCTTCGATGGCGGAGCAGTATCGCCATGA
- a CDS encoding DUF6798 domain-containing protein encodes MIHDETQGRETFLRTQTRETFLWTGVIIEIALLMLLFYVYAGDPAPHVNEAHYLVKAKNYWDATWCEQDLFAASGKAHTTFYFLFGWPTRFVSLAATAWIGRIVGWLMLAIGLCKLTRALIPIPFASLVVAVIWIAGVEYGNLAGEWVVGGIEAKVPAYGLVLLGLAALVHRQWNWVWTWMGAAASFHVLTGGWSVIAAMVCYAVTELRRVDDGRTKWQWQGLLCPGLFIGGALALFGLLPALWLTSAASAEDSVAAAQIYSYTRISHHLTPAMFPWSWYARHGVLVAAMLGLGWAMRDTLSRRLFWFGCGAAGIAAVGLLIGMLPSVMPDLAAKLLRFYWFRLTDAVVPLVVGLLLLRGSYALQDLRAESQETVRRVAHWIIAGAIGLVGWSTYERGRIGIPPSASDRLLRPYADSSVTEQRAAYADWLAVCQWIRVAMPENEVLLTPRHQQSFKWYAERAEVVNWKDVPQDAASLIEWDRRFREVLPNARVTINYAKLQQYHSRYGVRFMLVDRRITGANLPLIRVYPMADEINETYAVYELPHP; translated from the coding sequence TTGATTCACGACGAAACACAAGGCCGCGAGACATTCCTCCGGACGCAAACTCGTGAGACGTTCCTCTGGACGGGAGTCATCATCGAGATCGCCTTGTTGATGTTGCTGTTCTACGTCTATGCGGGCGATCCGGCACCGCACGTGAACGAAGCTCACTATTTGGTCAAGGCCAAGAACTATTGGGACGCGACATGGTGTGAGCAAGATCTCTTTGCCGCATCGGGCAAAGCGCACACGACGTTCTATTTCTTGTTCGGCTGGCCGACGAGGTTCGTATCGCTCGCCGCGACGGCTTGGATCGGTCGGATCGTCGGTTGGTTGATGTTGGCGATCGGTTTGTGCAAGTTGACTCGGGCATTGATCCCGATTCCATTTGCGTCGCTTGTCGTGGCGGTGATTTGGATCGCGGGAGTTGAGTATGGCAATCTGGCCGGCGAATGGGTGGTCGGCGGCATCGAAGCCAAGGTGCCCGCGTATGGATTGGTGTTGCTGGGTTTGGCGGCCCTGGTGCACCGGCAATGGAACTGGGTTTGGACTTGGATGGGAGCGGCCGCGTCGTTTCATGTGTTGACCGGCGGATGGTCGGTGATCGCCGCCATGGTTTGCTATGCCGTCACGGAACTTCGCCGAGTCGACGACGGAAGAACAAAGTGGCAGTGGCAAGGTCTGCTTTGTCCCGGATTGTTCATCGGCGGGGCGCTGGCGTTGTTCGGTCTGTTGCCGGCGTTGTGGTTGACATCGGCTGCCAGTGCGGAGGATTCCGTTGCCGCGGCACAAATCTATTCTTACACGAGAATCAGTCATCACCTGACGCCGGCAATGTTTCCGTGGTCTTGGTATGCGCGGCATGGCGTTCTGGTTGCGGCCATGTTGGGCTTGGGGTGGGCGATGCGTGACACGCTCTCACGGCGACTGTTTTGGTTCGGTTGTGGGGCGGCCGGCATTGCGGCCGTCGGATTACTGATCGGGATGCTGCCCTCCGTCATGCCGGACTTGGCGGCCAAACTGTTGCGGTTCTATTGGTTCCGGCTGACCGATGCGGTGGTGCCATTGGTCGTCGGTTTGTTGCTACTGCGGGGCTCTTATGCTTTGCAGGATTTGCGAGCCGAGAGCCAGGAAACCGTCCGCCGCGTGGCCCATTGGATCATTGCCGGGGCCATCGGCTTGGTCGGCTGGTCGACCTATGAGCGGGGTCGGATCGGAATTCCGCCGTCGGCCAGCGACCGACTGCTCCGACCCTATGCCGATTCCTCGGTAACCGAGCAGCGTGCCGCGTACGCGGACTGGCTGGCCGTTTGCCAGTGGATTCGGGTCGCGATGCCAGAAAACGAAGTCCTTTTGACGCCTCGTCACCAACAATCTTTCAAATGGTACGCCGAGCGGGCGGAAGTGGTAAACTGGAAAGACGTTCCGCAAGATGCGGCGAGCCTTATCGAATGGGATCGGCGTTTTCGCGAAGTGTTGCCCAACGCTCGCGTCACCATCAACTACGCCAAATTGCAACAGTATCACTCGCGGTACGGTGTTCGATTCATGCTCGTTGACCGTCGCATCACGGGAGCGAACTTGCCGTTGATTCGAGTCTATCCGATGGCGGACGAAATCAACGAAACTTACGCGGTTTACGAACTACCGCACCCGTGA
- the pdxA gene encoding 4-hydroxythreonine-4-phosphate dehydrogenase PdxA has product MGDCAGVGPELALTCAAIPEVTERCTPVLIGPRRILQRISEQLDLALPSSDFRSSQWDGVSAACWDVGEIECDEVTAGKFNHRTGLASFVAVDAAITETLASRLDAIVTGPIQKEAWHAANVPFIGHTELLAERTGTSDYSMMLTSDVISCVLCTIHIPLADVVGSLTRESIVRAIRLGGAALSRRLKRPARVAVLGLNPHAGENGLLSHGEEESLIGPAIEQARGEGFDIVGPLPPDTAFTPAMRDQVDVYVCMYHDQGLIPLKTLSFDDGVNVTLGLPIVRTSVDHGTAMNIAWQGKARSTSMQRAIEMAIDLVG; this is encoded by the coding sequence GTGGGTGATTGCGCTGGGGTTGGTCCGGAATTGGCGCTCACTTGTGCGGCGATACCGGAAGTCACCGAACGTTGCACCCCGGTGTTGATCGGACCTCGGAGGATCTTGCAACGCATCAGCGAGCAATTGGACCTCGCCTTGCCGTCATCAGACTTCCGCTCCTCCCAATGGGATGGCGTCAGCGCGGCATGCTGGGATGTGGGTGAGATCGAGTGCGACGAAGTGACCGCGGGAAAGTTCAATCACCGCACCGGCCTCGCGTCCTTTGTCGCCGTGGACGCTGCGATCACCGAGACACTTGCTAGTCGACTCGATGCGATTGTCACCGGCCCGATCCAAAAGGAAGCCTGGCATGCTGCGAACGTGCCCTTTATCGGTCACACCGAGTTGTTGGCTGAGCGGACGGGGACGAGCGACTACAGCATGATGCTGACCAGCGATGTGATCTCATGCGTTTTGTGTACGATTCACATTCCGCTGGCGGATGTCGTCGGATCGCTGACGCGAGAGTCGATCGTTCGGGCGATCCGTTTGGGCGGCGCGGCGCTATCTCGCCGATTGAAACGTCCCGCACGGGTCGCCGTCTTGGGGCTCAATCCCCACGCCGGTGAGAACGGTTTGCTCAGTCACGGCGAAGAAGAGTCATTGATCGGGCCGGCGATCGAGCAGGCCCGAGGAGAAGGGTTTGACATCGTCGGCCCCTTGCCTCCGGACACGGCGTTCACTCCGGCCATGCGTGACCAAGTCGACGTGTACGTTTGCATGTATCATGATCAGGGTTTGATCCCGCTGAAAACGTTGTCCTTTGATGACGGCGTGAACGTCACACTGGGGTTGCCGATCGTACGAACGAGCGTCGATCACGGTACCGCCATGAACATCGCTTGGCAGGGAAAGGCACGCAGCACTAGCATGCAGCGCGCGATCGAGATGGCGATCGATTTGGTGGGTTGA
- a CDS encoding C25 family cysteine peptidase, with protein MPHRSDPTTLAISNAWIAAIAMLAWAVSLVGTPCRAQDAEKMGEEPVVALVVCPPEFDAAIGPWIEHRQSDGIRVVKLPSQSTAEKLQASIREAADDQTRYVVLIGDAPAIGTPCDVQSQIPTGYSKSVVTAKWGSTPTLASDLSFGDLDGDGVPELCVGRLPVDDAGSLTKLVDRIIAYETCVDFGDWRNQVQLVGGVGGFGAFADSAIESVTRSVVTGVLPPETRTIVSYASEGHMFCPVGDSFTSAVVDRYCRGCRFWVYAGHGSVTRLDRFPRTAEGMPILDSMTVRQLQNKQGVAPIAMLLCCFTGAFDASEDSFAEQLLLHDGGAIAVLSGSRVTMPYGNATAAVSLIDGVYAQRLPRLGDAWLVTLRQIMKDDEANRSSIRVMMDGLATMISPAGTKLIDERSEHAQLYNLLGDPMLRLNPPQPVQIKAETGYQPGTPITIELTSPIDGRLTLSCHHPLGASSAEDPNETQVAVQHADVAAGLGQAFAITLPEKISGPMILRAHVSGVAGWASGAARTNVRQ; from the coding sequence ATGCCCCATCGATCCGATCCAACAACGCTTGCGATTTCGAACGCCTGGATTGCCGCGATTGCCATGCTGGCTTGGGCCGTATCGCTCGTCGGGACGCCTTGCCGAGCGCAAGACGCAGAAAAAATGGGCGAAGAACCGGTTGTTGCCCTGGTCGTCTGCCCGCCCGAGTTCGACGCGGCGATTGGGCCCTGGATCGAGCATCGCCAATCAGACGGAATTCGTGTCGTCAAATTGCCGTCGCAGTCGACCGCGGAAAAACTTCAGGCATCGATCCGGGAGGCAGCCGACGATCAAACACGCTACGTGGTGTTGATCGGCGACGCGCCGGCAATCGGCACGCCCTGTGATGTTCAATCGCAAATTCCCACTGGGTACAGCAAGTCTGTCGTCACGGCCAAGTGGGGCAGCACGCCGACCTTGGCATCGGATTTGTCGTTCGGCGATCTCGACGGCGATGGTGTCCCGGAACTTTGCGTCGGACGCCTGCCCGTCGATGACGCGGGATCACTGACAAAGTTAGTCGATCGCATCATCGCCTACGAAACCTGTGTCGACTTCGGTGACTGGCGAAACCAGGTGCAACTTGTCGGCGGCGTTGGAGGGTTTGGTGCCTTTGCCGACTCCGCGATCGAATCGGTCACACGATCAGTCGTCACGGGAGTCTTGCCACCTGAGACCCGTACGATCGTTTCGTATGCCAGCGAAGGACACATGTTTTGTCCGGTCGGCGATTCGTTCACTTCCGCGGTGGTCGATCGCTATTGCCGAGGATGCCGGTTTTGGGTCTACGCCGGCCATGGATCGGTCACCAGATTGGATCGCTTTCCTCGTACGGCCGAGGGCATGCCGATTTTGGATTCGATGACGGTTCGTCAATTGCAGAACAAGCAAGGCGTTGCTCCGATCGCCATGCTGTTGTGTTGCTTCACCGGTGCCTTTGATGCGTCGGAAGATTCGTTCGCCGAACAACTGCTGCTGCACGATGGCGGTGCGATCGCTGTCCTGTCTGGCAGCCGCGTGACGATGCCGTACGGCAACGCGACTGCAGCGGTCAGTTTGATCGATGGAGTTTACGCACAACGATTGCCACGACTGGGGGACGCATGGCTGGTCACGTTGCGACAGATCATGAAAGACGACGAAGCGAATCGGTCGTCGATCCGTGTGATGATGGACGGCTTGGCCACCATGATCAGCCCTGCGGGGACGAAGCTGATCGACGAACGATCCGAGCACGCTCAGTTGTACAACTTGCTCGGAGACCCGATGCTGAGGCTTAATCCACCCCAGCCGGTGCAGATCAAAGCCGAGACAGGTTACCAACCCGGCACCCCGATCACGATCGAGTTGACTTCGCCGATCGACGGTCGCTTGACACTCAGTTGTCATCATCCCTTGGGGGCGAGTTCAGCGGAGGATCCCAACGAAACGCAAGTTGCAGTGCAACACGCGGACGTTGCCGCGGGACTCGGACAAGCCTTTGCGATCACGTTGCCGGAGAAGATTTCGGGCCCGATGATCTTGAGAGCCCACGTATCAGGCGTCGCAGGTTGGGCGTCCGGTGCTGCTCGCACGAATGTGCGACAGTGA